From a region of the Candida albicans SC5314 chromosome 1, complete sequence genome:
- a CDS encoding uncharacterized protein (Ortholog(s) have mRNA binding, protein heterodimerization activity and role in mRNA polyadenylation, pre-mRNA cleavage required for polyadenylation, response to DNA damage checkpoint signaling), producing MYRNWLYFGRDSIDNLLNNYSFLLPRIRKTRQLKLNMDSKSTCVSIGKFPFDYTEEQVRDIARSVGPVLDVKLLFDELTGKSKGYAIINYGDNETASSAVRNLNYMTLPNGRFLKCSFVTDYDMSSKESVKLPPLPLGIQIHPNQNASQVISTILSNIDSNSALQILKEIKVMSIDNPKSTKVLLERFPQLSLALVELGLLSNTTNQELIELTLNKRPVDLTELSLDHVRLLQSVEKLTDEEIDELDESQQEIVRKVKEEIAKGTYGEVSAVKDNA from the coding sequence atgtaTCGAAATTGGTTGTACTTTGGAAGAGATTCTATCGATAATTTGTTAAATAATTATAGTTTTTTGTTACCAAGAATCAGGAAAACTAGACAGCTCAAACTAAATATGGATAGTAAAAGCACTTGTGTTTCAATAGGTAAATTTCCATTTGATTACACTGAAGAACAGGTGCGGGATATTGCAAGATCAGTTGGACCAGTATTAGATGTGAagttattatttgatgaattaacaGGTAAATCCAAAGGGTATGCCATTATAAATTATGGAGATAATGAAACTGCGTCATCAGCTGTTCGTAATCTAAATTATATGACATTGCCTAATGGTAGATTTCTAAAGTGTTCATTTGTGACAGATTATGACATGTCGAGTAAGGAATCAGTAAAATTGCCACCTTTGCCACTTGGGATACAAATACATCCTAATCAGAATGCATCACAGGTTATATCTACTATACTATCGAATATTGATTCCAATTCGGCACTACAGATATTGAAGGAAATAAAGGTTATGAGTATTGATAATCCAAAAAGTACAAAGGTTTTATTAGAAAGGTTCCCACAATTGAGTTTAGCTTTAGTGGAATTAGGGCTACTTTCGAATACTACAAACCAAGAGTTGATTGAGTTGACTTTAAACAAGAGACCTGTGGATTTGACCGAGTTATCTTTGGATCACGTTAGGTTGTTGCAGTCAGTAGAGAAGCTAACAGACGAGGAAATTGACGAGTTGGATGAAAGTCAACAGGAGATAGTTAGAAAAGTAAAGGAGGAAATAGCGAAAGGCACATATGGTGAAGTCCTGGCTGTCAAAGATAATGCCTGA
- a CDS encoding uncharacterized protein (Protein with a Rho GDP-dissociation inhibitor domain; Hap43-repressed gene; Spider biofilm induced), translating into MSSTLQNSITVAPVGKKTREEVLADFENDLVRFESMSLKLYGHDQPLQFSRDMVPFPQRLHFRLPEYSIYLLTIRFKVKQRPLRNLTYHQTVKKKRIPVDDRNLEMKEEASVNNLDDEDDYHEVTFAPSGVPGGTFLRGKYKARSSVKENGVLIWSYKWTLEVIKKGSTPEIGGFGDEEEEPDE; encoded by the coding sequence ATGAGTTCGACTCTTCAGAACAGCATAACGGTTGCGCCCGTTGGAAAGAAAACTAGAGAAGAAGTTTTAgctgattttgaaaatgatttagTAAGATTTGAATCCATGTCTTTGAAACTATATGGGCATGACCAACCTTTGCAATTTTCGAGAGATATGGTCCCCTTTCCTCAGAGACTTCATTTTCGATTACCCGAATACTCCATTTATCTTTTGACGATAAGGTTTAAGGTGAAGCAGAGGCCACTAAGAAATTTGACTTATCATCAGACagtgaagaaaaagaggaTACCAGTAGATGACCGAAATCTAGaaatgaaagaagaagCCTCGGTTAATAATCTTGACGATGAAGATGACTATCATGAAGTGACATTTGCTCCTTCTGGTGTACCGGGGGGAACGTTTTTGAGAGGCAAGTATAAAGCTAGAAGTCTGGTTAAAGAGAATGGAGTGTTAATTTGGAGTTATAAATGGACTTTGGAGGTTATCAAAAAGGGATCCACTCCTGAAATTGGTGGTTTTGgtgacgaagaagaagaaccaGATGAGTGA